A window of the Henckelia pumila isolate YLH828 chromosome 3, ASM3356847v2, whole genome shotgun sequence genome harbors these coding sequences:
- the LOC140886553 gene encoding uncharacterized protein, whose amino-acid sequence MVPSLLDKIRTGQASDQQLLTWKLKDEAKGGALYTVKDGVVHHKGQMWVPAVNSLREDVMTEAHMVKVEHQRPAGFLKPLHIPTWKWEDVTMDFVIGLPITQRRMNSIWIIVDRTPLHWDEIGERAVLGPKTVQQTVDMIAKIRDKMLTAQSRQKSYADRRRRELEFQVGDHVFLKVSPWKGVLRFGKKGKLSPRYIGPFEILDKVGTRAYRVALPPNLEGVHNVFHISMLRKYISNPSHVIRHDPVLWTPDLSYEEILSKFWIHKSKS is encoded by the exons ATGGTTCCAAGTTTGCTCGACAAGATTCGAACAGGGCAGGCTTCAGACCAGCAATTATTAACTTGGAAACTTAAAGATGAAGCAAAAGGGGGTGCATTGTATACGGTGAAGGATGGGGTCGTGCATCACAAAGGGCAAATGTGGGTACCGGCAGTAAATTCACTGAGGGAAGATGTGATGACTGAGGCTCACATG gtgaaagttgAACATCAAAGGCCAGCAGGATTTCTGAAACCATTACATATTCCCACTTGGAAATGGGAAGAtgtcacaatggactttgtgattgGACTACCAATTACACAACgaagaatgaattcaatatggATAATAGTTGACAG GACTCCTCTACATTGGGATGAGATTGGAGAGAGAGCTGTGCTGGGACCAAAAACAGTGCAACAGACAGTTGATATGATAGCAAAAATTAGAGACAAGATGTTGACAGCACAGAGCCGTCAGAAAAGCTATGCCGATCGGAGACGTAGGGAATTGGAGTTCcaggtaggtgatcacgtattttTGAAGGTTTCACCTTGGAAAGGAGTCTTaagatttgggaagaaaggaaagttgagcccaagatatataggacctttcGAGATCCTAGACAAGGTTGGAACAAGAGCTTACCGAGTAGCATTGCCTCCAAACTTGGAAGGTGTACACAACGTATTCCATATCTCGATGTTGAGAAAGTATATCTCAAATCCTTCCCATGTCATTCGCCACGATCCAGTTCTATGGACACCAGACTTGTCTTATGAAGAAATACTATCCAAATTTTGGATACACAAGTCCAAAAGCTGA